CACCTCGTAGGAGGGCTGGTCGGAGAACCCGGTCCACGACTGGACGACGGGACGCTGGCGGAACTTGAAGTACGCCTCGCCCTTCCGGCCGCAGATGTAGGTGTCGACCTCCTTGCCCTCCTCGCGGAGCGTCTGGGCGAGCCGCTCGGACTCCTTCAGAACGCTCGAGGAGTACGCCCCGGCCAGACCCCGGTCACTGGTGACCACGAGCACGGCGGCCCGCGTGGGGTTCTCCGGCTCGCGCGTCATCGGGTGCTCGACGTTGGAGTACGTCGCCACCGCCGACACCGCCCGGGTGAGCTCGCGGGCGTACGGCGCCGCGGACTGGGCCCGCTGCTGCGCCTTGATGATCCGCGACGCAGCAATGAGCTCCATGGCACGGGTGATCTTCTTCATCGACTCCGTCGACTTGATCCGTGCCCGGTACTCACGCACTGACAAGGCCATCGGTCAGCCCCGCTTCTGCTTGACGATCTGCTCCTGGTCCTCGTCCTCCAGCGCCTCGGCCTCGGGCTCGTTGCCGACCTTGATCGCCCCGCCCTCGGAGGTCTCGAACTGGTCGAGGAAGGAGTTGTAGGCGTCCTCCAGCGACGTCGCGGTGTCGTCCTCGAACTTCTGGGACTCACGGACGGCGGAGAGGATCCCGCTGTGGGAGCGGCGCAGGTAGTCCAGGAACTCGCTCTCGAACCGGAGCACGTCCTCGGTGGGGACCTTGTCGAGGCGGCCGGTGGTGCCGATCCACAGCGACACGACCATCTCCTCCAGCGGGTACGGGGAGTACGCCGGCTGCCGCAGCAGCGCCATCAGGCGCGAGCCACGGTCGAGCTGCTGCCGGGACGCCGCGTCGAGGTCGGAGGCGAACATCGCGAACGCCTCCATGGCGCGGAACTGTGCCAGGTCGACCTTGAGCGAGCCGGTGACGGCCTTCATCGCCTTGGTCATGGCGGCACCACCCACGCGCGACACCGACACACCCACGTCGATCGCGGGGCGCTGGTTGGCGGCGAACAGGTCCGACTGCAGGAAGATCTGGCCGTCGGTGATGGAGATGACGTTGGTCGGGATGTAGGCCGAGACGTCGTTGGCCTTGGTCTCGATGATCGGGAGCCCGGTCATCGAGCCGGCGCCCATCTCGTCGGAGAGCTTGGCGCAACGCTCCAGCAGGCGGCTGTGGAGGTAGAAGACGTCACCGGGGTACGCCTCGCGGCCCGGCGGGCGGCGCAGCAGCAGCGACACCGCGCGGTAGGCCTCGGCCTGCTTGGTCAGGTCGTCGAAGACGATCAGGACGTGCTTGCCGTCGTACATCCAGTGCTGGCCGATGGCCGAGCCGGTGTAGGGGGCGAGGTACTTGAAGCCCGCGCTGTCCGACGCCGGGGAGGCGACGATGGTGGTGTACTCGAGCGCGCCGGCCTCCTCGAGGGCGCCGCGGACCGCAGCGATCGTGGAGCCCTTCTGGCCGACCGCGACGTAGATGCAACGCACCTGCTTGTCGGGGTCACCGGAGTCCCAGTTCTGCTTCTGGTTGATGATCGTGTCGATCGCGATCGTCGTCTTGCCGGTCGACCGGTCACCGATGATCAGTTGGCGCTGGCCACGGCCGATCGGCGTCATGGCGTCGATCGCCTTGATGCCGGTCGCGAGCGGCTCGTGCACCGACTTGCGCGCCATCACGCCCGGGGCCTGGAGCTCCAGCGCGCGGCGCTCGGAGGACTCGATGTCGCCGAGGCCGTCGATGGGGGTGCCGAGCGGGTCGATGACCCGGCCCATGAAGGCGTCGCCGACGGGCACGGAGAGGATCTCGCCGGTGCGGCGGACCGCCTGGCCCTCCTCGATCTTGTCGAAGTCACCCAGGACGACGACGCCGATCTCGCGGGTGTCGAGGTTCAGGGCGATGCCGAGGGTGCCGTCCTCGAACTCCAGCAGCTCGTTGGCCATGGCCGACGGCAGCCCGGAGACACGGGCGATGCCGTCAGCGGTCTGGGCGACCGTGCCGACCTCTTCCTTGCTCGCAGCGTCGGGCTGGTACTCGGACACGAAGCGCTGCAGCGCGTCCCGGATCTCCTCCGGACGGATCGAAAGCTCCGTCATCTCTGCCTCTTTCCTGGCTCTCGCGGTACTGGTTGATTCGGGTTGGGTGGGCCGGTCAGCCGGCCAGCTTGCGTCGGGCGTGGTCCAGCCGGGCGACCACCGTGCCGTCGATGACGTCGTCACCGATGGCGACCCGCATGCCGCCGAGCAGCGTCGGGTCGACCACGACGTTGAGGTGCACCTCGCGGTCGTACTGGCGGCTCAGCGCCTGCTCGAGGCGTACGCGGTCGGCCTCGGCCAGGGGCTGTGCGACCCGGACCTCCGCCACCCGCTCGTCGTTCACCGAGGCGGCGACCTTCTGGTACTCCTCCAGCGCGACCCCCACCGTGCGGTAGGAGCCGGACAGGGCCTGCTCGGACAGTGTCACCGTCGCCGGCAGCGCCTTGCCCTCGAGGAGGCCGCGGACCAGGGCCCGCTTGTCCTCGCGCGACCTGGTGGGGTCGGCGAGCGCCCCCGCAGGTCGTGGTTCTCCTCGATGGCCCGGTGGACCCCGAAGAGCTCGTCGGCGAGCCGGTCGGCGTCCGACGAGCCGGCGGACCGGACGACGGCCACGACACCGAGGTGCTCGAGGGCGTCGGCGAGGTCCCGCGTGGCGGTCCAGCGGCGGCGTACGGCGTCGGCGACCAGGTCGAGCGAAGTCGGCTCGACCTTGCCCTCGAAGAGGCTGCGCACCAGCCCGGACTTGGCGTCCCGGTCGGTCGACACGTCGGTGGCGACCCGGCGCAGGCCCGCCTCGGCGCGGAGCACCTCGGCGACCGCGAACAGGTCCTCACCCACCCTCGCAAGGTCGGAGCCCGACGCCTGCCCGAGTGCCTCGAGCAGGTCGGCGAGCGCCTCGGCCGACGCACCACGCATGGTCATCGGGCCTCGTTCCCCGCGCCCTCGGCGGCCTCGAGGTCGGCCAGGAAGCGGTCGACGACACGTGCGGAACGGTCGTCGTCCTCCAGGCTCTCACCCACGATGCGACCGGCGAGCTGCGTCGCCAGGGCGCCGACCTCGGCCCGCAGCGAGGCCACGGCCTGCTGCCGCTCGGCCTCGATCTGGGCCTTGCCGTGCTCGACGATCCGAGCCGACTCGGTCTGGGCCTGGTCGCGCATCTCGGCAACGATCTGCGCGCCCTGCTCGCGAGCCTCCTCGCGGATCCGGGCCGCCTCGTGGCGCGCCTCGCCGAGCTGCTGCTCGAGCTCGGCGAGCTTGGCGTCGGCCTCGGCCTGCTTGGTCTCGGCCGCGGCCAGGCCGCCCTCGATCGCCGTGGTGCGCTCGGCGTAGGTCTTCTCGAAGTTCGGCACGACGAACTTCTTGACCGCCACGACCACGATGCCGAAGACGATCAGCGCGAGGATGATCTCCGAGACGATCGGGAGCAGCGGGTTGTGAGCCTCTTCTGCCGCCCGGATTGCCGTGTCCATCACTGGGACTCCTTGGGACTACGTCAGATGGGCAGGACGAACGCGAGCGCGACCGAGATGATGAACAGCGCCTCGGCGAGCACGAAGCCCAGGATGGCGATGCTGCGGAGGCGGCTCTCGGCCTCCGGCTGACGGGCGACACCGCTGACGAGCGCGGCGAAGATCAGGCCGATGCCCACGCCCGGACCGATGGCGGCGAGGCCGAGACCGACCATGTTGATGGAGCCTTCCACGGCTGTTCCTTTCGTCGTTGACGACGATGACGTCGTCTCTCTTGTGTTGAGAACTGCGGGGTTGTTCAGGTGTGGCGGTGGATCAGTGTTCCTCGGCGATCGCTTCGCCGATGTACATCGCGGAGAGGAGCGTGAAGACGTACGCCTGCAGGAACATCACCAGCATCTCGAGGAAGCTGACGGCGATGCCCAGGGCGAACGAGAGGACGCCGACCCCGGCATAGAGGACGTTGCCGCTGGTGAGCAGCGCGGCGCCGCCGGTGGCGAACAGGATCAGCAGCAGGTGGCCGGCGAACATGTTGCCGAACAGACGGAGCGTGAGCGTGATCGGCCGGACGATGATGTTGGAGAAGAACTCCAGGGGCACCAGCAGCAGGAGCACCGGTCCCCCGATCCCCCCGGGCATCGTCTGGTGCTTGAGGTAGCCGAACGGGCCGTGCTTCCACACGCCGGCGCCGATGTAGACGGCCCAGGAGATCAGCGCGAGCGGCAGCACGAAGCCGATCCGCGAGAAGCTCGGGAACTGCAGGAACGGGAAGATCCCGTAGTAGTTGTTCACGAGGATGAACATGAAGAGCGCGAAGAGGTACGGCACGAACTTCATGAAGTGCTCGCCGCCGATGTTGTCGCGGGCGAGGCTGTTGCGGACGAAGCCGTAGACGGTCTCGCCGGCGAACTGGAGGCGGCTCGGCACCATCGCGGCCTTGCGGGCGCTCATCCAGGTGAAGCCGACGACCAGGACGGCCGAGAGGATGAGGAGCAGCATCGGCTTGGTGACGCCGAACTCGCCGACGTAGAAGA
This genomic interval from Nocardioides euryhalodurans contains the following:
- the atpA gene encoding F0F1 ATP synthase subunit alpha gives rise to the protein MTELSIRPEEIRDALQRFVSEYQPDAASKEEVGTVAQTADGIARVSGLPSAMANELLEFEDGTLGIALNLDTREIGVVVLGDFDKIEEGQAVRRTGEILSVPVGDAFMGRVIDPLGTPIDGLGDIESSERRALELQAPGVMARKSVHEPLATGIKAIDAMTPIGRGQRQLIIGDRSTGKTTIAIDTIINQKQNWDSGDPDKQVRCIYVAVGQKGSTIAAVRGALEEAGALEYTTIVASPASDSAGFKYLAPYTGSAIGQHWMYDGKHVLIVFDDLTKQAEAYRAVSLLLRRPPGREAYPGDVFYLHSRLLERCAKLSDEMGAGSMTGLPIIETKANDVSAYIPTNVISITDGQIFLQSDLFAANQRPAIDVGVSVSRVGGAAMTKAMKAVTGSLKVDLAQFRAMEAFAMFASDLDAASRQQLDRGSRLMALLRQPAYSPYPLEEMVVSLWIGTTGRLDKVPTEDVLRFESEFLDYLRRSHSGILSAVRESQKFEDDTATSLEDAYNSFLDQFETSEGGAIKVGNEPEAEALEDEDQEQIVKQKRG
- a CDS encoding F0F1 ATP synthase subunit delta, coding for MVRGLLEGKALPATVTLSEQALSGSYRTVGVALEEYQKVAASVNDERVAEVRVAQPLAEADRVRLEQALSRQYDREVHLNVVVDPTLLGGMRVAIGDDVIDGTVVARLDHARRKLAG
- a CDS encoding F0F1 ATP synthase subunit B; the protein is MRAAEEAHNPLLPIVSEIILALIVFGIVVVAVKKFVVPNFEKTYAERTTAIEGGLAAAETKQAEADAKLAELEQQLGEARHEAARIREEAREQGAQIVAEMRDQAQTESARIVEHGKAQIEAERQQAVASLRAEVGALATQLAGRIVGESLEDDDRSARVVDRFLADLEAAEGAGNEAR
- the atpE gene encoding ATP synthase F0 subunit C, with amino-acid sequence MEGSINMVGLGLAAIGPGVGIGLIFAALVSGVARQPEAESRLRSIAILGFVLAEALFIISVALAFVLPI
- the atpB gene encoding F0F1 ATP synthase subunit A, with the translated sequence MTVTTGFDVRASEGGGFHAPGPGSFELPPVFYVGEFGVTKPMLLLILSAVLVVGFTWMSARKAAMVPSRLQFAGETVYGFVRNSLARDNIGGEHFMKFVPYLFALFMFILVNNYYGIFPFLQFPSFSRIGFVLPLALISWAVYIGAGVWKHGPFGYLKHQTMPGGIGGPVLLLLVPLEFFSNIIVRPITLTLRLFGNMFAGHLLLILFATGGAALLTSGNVLYAGVGVLSFALGIAVSFLEMLVMFLQAYVFTLLSAMYIGEAIAEEH